The Pristiophorus japonicus isolate sPriJap1 chromosome 3, sPriJap1.hap1, whole genome shotgun sequence genome has a segment encoding these proteins:
- the LOC139260445 gene encoding unconventional myosin-X-like encodes MRSSGKTSSLKLKKRWFVLNTNSLDYYKNSERSASKLGTLVLNSLCSVVQPDDKTFRETGYWHLVIHGRKHSYRLYTKLLNEAMRWATAVQNVIDNKVPIETPTQQLIRDIKENSVNSEIVQQIYRRNPILRYTQHPLHSPLLPLLYGDINLSLQKEKGYTSLQDEAVRIFNSLQELESVTDPIPIIQGILQTCQDLKSLRDEVYCQLIKQTNHMPQPNSTGNLHHCRLLSCMSCTFLPSRTILRYLKFHLKRMKEQFPGSEIEKHAHFINESLKKTKTREFVPSQEEIQALMGRQEMVTTVYCHGGGSCKITINSHTTAGEVVEKLIRGLAMEDSRNMFALFEHNMLGDKAIESRVIVADVLAKFERLLGSEERGDGMWGLYFKLYCFLDVENVAKQGVEFAFMFEQVRAQPSQPQSSINQLILLTRTIRSAY; translated from the exons ATGAGAAGCAGCGGGAAAACATCGTCGCTGAAGCTGAAGAAACGCTGGTTTGTGCTGAACACCAACTCGCTGGATTATTACAAGAACTCCGAGCGCAGCGCCTCCAAGCTGGGAACCCTGGTGCTCAACAGTCTCTGCTCCGTCGTTCAACCAGACGACAAAACCTTCCGGGAAACAG GTTACTGGCACCTTGTGATCCATGGCAGGAAGCACTCGTACCGACTCTACACCAAGTTACTGAACGAGGCAATGCGCTGGGCCACAGCCGTCCAGAACGTCATCGACAACAAGGTTCCCATAGAAACCCCAACACAGCAGTTGATTCGTGACATCAAG GAGAACAGTGTGAATTCGGAGATTGTGCAGCAGATTTACCGGAGGAACCCAATCCTGCGGTACACCCAGCACCCGCTGCATTCACCATTGCTGCCATTGTTGTACGGTGACATTAACCTGAGCT TGCAGAAAGAGAAAGGCTACACGAGTCTCCAGGACGAGGCTGTCAGGATCTTCAACTCGCTGCAGGAGCTGGAGTCAGTCACCGATCCCATTCCCATTATCCAGGGAATTCTACAAACCTGCCAGGACCTGAAATCACTCCGGGATGAGGTCTACTGTCAGCTGATCAAACAGACCAACCACATGCCTCAGCCGAATAGCACAGGGAACCTGCACCACTGCCGGCTGCTCAGCTGCATGAGCTGCACCTTCCTGCCCAGCCGGACCATCCTTCGCTACCTCAAGTTCCACCTCAAGAG GATGAAGGAGCAATTCCCCGGCAGTGAGATTGAGAAACACGCCCACTTCATCAACGAGTCTCTGAAAAAAACCAAAACGCGAGAGTTCGTGCCGTCGCAGGAGGAGATCCAAGCGTTGATGGGCCGGCAGGAGATGGTGACGACAGTTTACTGTCACGGCGGGGGATCGTGTAAAATCACCATTAACTCACACACTACGGCGGGAGAG GTTGTGGAGAAGCTGATCCGAGGCCTGGCGATGGAGGACAGCCGCAACATGTTTGCTCTGTTTGAACACAACATGCTTGGTGACAAGGCCATTGAGAGTCGGGTCATCGTCGCAGATGTTCTGGCTAAATTCGAGAG GTTGCTGGGCAGTGAGGAGCGGGGCGATGGGATGTGGGGACTCTACTTCAAGCTCTACTGTTTCCTGGATGTAGAGAACGTGGCCAAGCAAGGAGTGGAGTTTGCGTTCATGTTCGAACAGGTACGGGCTCAACCTAGTCAGCCACAATCCAGCATTAACCAACTGATCTTACTGACCCGCACCATCAGGTCGGCTTATTAA